The window TAGATAAACTAGGTAAATTAAACATCTTAATCGAACAAACCGAAACCCATGTCGTCATCAGACTCTTccttggcttcttcttccttttcctcttcagcTTCACCGGCAGCGGCACCGGCAGCAGCACCACCGACAGCGGCAGCTGGAGCAGAAGCACCAGCGCTGAAGTTGACCAACAAGTCCTTCAAGTTTTGACCGTCCAAAGCCTTGGTGAAGATATCAGCCCAGATACCTTCAACTTGAACCTTGGCAGCTTCAGTCAAAGTCAACAACTTTTCAGAAGTGATTTCGATGTCGGCATCGgccaagatcaaagcaGCGTAGGACAAAGCAGATTCAGTGGACATTTTTTCTATTTCAATGAGGTCTTGGTAATAAAGATAATCAGTTTaagcttctttgataataCAAAAAGCAGACTATTCCTTTATGATCTCTTTTTAAATAAAACTCTTgaccaagaagatggaaatttcatcgataaatGCTTATAAAAGCGATgaactttggaaattttgtcaattttgcaaaaattgcGTGGTCACTTTGAACGCCCTTGAAATACTGCTCGTTTTGGGTGATGAAAGGTCGGAACGTCAAAATAGCCCGAGATGGGCGGTTAAAATAAAAGGATAATACCGTTGAACTTTTACTTAAAGCATGGACGTAGTAGTCGTGGCACATATGTAGATTCGTATATCATTTCTTCGTACTGGTCGTTAGCGTGAATTGGACTTCTTCTGGTTCCGGACCTCTTCGTCAGCAATACTTAGTCTTATGGCTCGAGCTAACATTTCTTCCTCCAAGTCTTGAACATCTCTGTTGCTTGATGAGTCATAATTGGATCCACGCCTTGAAGGGTGGTCAGGATCGATGAGTCGATTGCTGACATGGAT of the Torulaspora delbrueckii CBS 1146 chromosome 7, complete genome genome contains:
- the RPP1A gene encoding ribosomal protein P1 (similar to Saccharomyces cerevisiae RPP1A (YDL081C); ancestral locus Anc_2.388) encodes the protein MSTESALSYAALILADADIEITSEKLLTLTEAAKVQVEGIWADIFTKALDGQNLKDLLVNFSAGASAPAAAVGGAAAGAAAGEAEEEKEEEAKEESDDDMGFGLFD